tttctatttttttttttgcaagaaaaatgattttttaaggtttcacttctaccacgtgtgaattgcacacatgatttttttttttttgtgaatttggaattctaaattttttaaattatttttattttttatatttttttttttttgtaatacaaaataattgtttttatattaactgAATAAAATATGATTCTGCTAGGAAAGCGCCTATGATACGCAAACAAATGTTACGAGCGACTATGATACGAATCAAATGTTACGAATACAAATGCTACGAGTTTTGTGGAggcttttttttggttttgtattcAATCTGGCAACAATAAGATTAACGTTGTCAAATAATGACAGTTATGGAATGGAAGAGATGTTATCTGATTGGTCAAACATTAATATACATATAAGCCAAACACAAGATGGGATTGGTTGAAAGTTTTAGAGTGTGTTTTCAATAcactgtaaaattttttttgaatttcacttTATATTTACTGAGAAACCGATGTAAAAGTACCACAAAATTTCAATTGCCTATAGTATAAATTTCGAAAAACTCAAATTTCACTAAAATACTTTTGGATAATACCATTACcttcaaaattatgttaaagTCCAATCAGATTTTGAATAGTTGTTTTTTAAGTGACCCGTTTTAGAAATTTTGACTTACTTGAACGCtgtcataatttaaaaaaaaaactggttctCCGGAAAaggagttttaaatttagtatcgatctatttttttctatgtaaaaagttagtttctaaaacaaaactagtCAGTTTTCAATGTTGACCCTTAAATGcatgaattttccaattttgaaaaaaagttagtcaaataacactggtcaacaaggtttttgttacagacaccaagatatacatttctataggttttttgggtgctgagctcgaatccgtagtcagaacaattctaccacatcacgtttttgagataatcccgttagaaaatcgaaaatgccgctttttaccagttttcgagattatttcttagcttttggttatttgttttaaataaatttgtaaaggtttctaatagaactaaatcttgtctttctaaatccgtttaaatcttttaaaaatctcttatcttctttgagaaatctgaaattgaaatcaacgtgtttggtatatctcatatttatttgcttttaatagtaaatctcgaaatgttctttgccaatcgctttcaaattttgacacaacgtttcatttacattccagtaagttcttatcttgtttttaacaagaaaaaaattatatttttctcactagtaattatttagtataagtatttgacacggtcacgctttgatgtatctcactgcGATTCACCACTTTCGCAAATATAAGAACTTgcaagattctaaatggaacgttgtgtcaaaatttgaaagcgattgacaaagaacttttcgagattcgctattaaaagtaaataaacatgagatataccaaacacgttgatttcaatttcagatttctcaaagaagataaaagatttttaaaagatttaaacggatttagaaagacaagatttagttctattagaaaccgttacaaatttatttaaaacaaataaccaaaagctaagaaataatctcgaaaactggtaaaaagcggcattttcgattttctaacgggattatctcaaaaacatgatgtggtagaatttttttgacttcggatttgagctcagcacaccaaaatcctatagaaaagtataccttggtttctgtaacaaaaaaaaagtttaattttgttgaccagtgtaattaaactTGACCCCAAtaataaggaaaaaatattttaaaaaactatgtCGCAAAATTTCTCATACAAATACGGTTAACATCAGTggtaccactttacttcaattgaagtagatctacttctttttttcaaacaaaatttaaatgtacttcctacttcgcaccatcacaaaaatatcgaaatctacttcattttaaaatctctgttccaatctacttcaaattatcaaaatataagctAAAACTacttcttttttcataaaaccaaatatttgactaaaaattgttataaaataatgtatagaaatatatttatacataatatatggagtttgaaagaattcaaattatttgctttagttgtttttattaaataaatttaagagaattatttttattaacattgatttttataaaaaaaaaaggatattttgaaatctacttcgatttttcccaatctacttccattttttcttcaaatctacttcgactttttttctgcaagtggtaACGCTGGTTAACATTGTTATTAGTTGTGATGTgctctataggtacggtgaccaaccatcccggtttacccgggactgtcccgtatttctatagcttgtcccgTTTTTACTTTAGAAACCCGgcacgtataagtgtcccgtattttgtattttgtcccgtgattgtccagTATTTctacattctctgatttttgtattaaaaattttaaatgctttgtacggaaaacaagaaaacagtgcttgaaaaaaatgttttctaatttttcgagtaAAAGtactagtttttaaattttttggtcaattataatataataattttaatataataatgaACAACAATAAAAGAGGAcagaaactaaataaataaggacatttatgtatattaaaagttgaataaagtgttacaaaatttcaatatcatttaaaatccaatttaaattaaaaaaaaaaaacagctctcacaattttgattaaaaaatattttttttagaagtattatTAGCAGTTGGTACCTACTTATTATAAAACTGTTTTCTTGAGATCTAACTTCCTCGTAAacgatttaaataatttcaacgaaaatgctcCCATCGTTTAAgaagttttgatttcaaaatttgaaaaaattatgaaaactcttctaattttttttttttttttatttttgaaaaaccgaTGTTTTCAAAATGATCAAATGatttgtcccgggttttgctcCTAGAAATCTGGCCACCGTACCTATAGGAGATCACAACTTCTCTCTTTCAATTCTATTCAATTGTCTTCAATTGTATAAGCCAATCGGTACCAACtgcccatcaaaaaaacattacCTCTAGTCCTCCGTGGTACAAAAATGAACTCAAGTCACTCAGAAATAGAAGAAATAAACTCTGGCGCAAATATCTTTGTTTTCTGAGTTATGTAACTCTCTATATAATGATtaccttttaaaaattcaatcctACATACTATCTGATCCAAAAAGCTTCTTCCATTTCATTAACGCTAAAAAGAAATCGGATAGCTTCCCTTCTACCCTTACTTATTTGAACACAAGCTCTGATGATCCTAAAATAATAACTAATCTATTTGCGCAATTCTTTAGCCAgtcttttttttactaataatTTCTCACAACCGGACTtagataatttttcatatttagcCACTTGCACTCAAACGTCATTAAAATCCATTGTTATTCCGTTGCTCTCGACCGTTGTTCTTGAAAAGATAAACAAGCTCAAAGTTAAATATACTGGAGGTCCTGATGGTTTAccttcaattattttaaaaaattgctctGCAAACCTACTAGAACCCTTAACTGCTCTTTTTCAGCTCTCTATCTCAAAAGGGATCTTCCCTTCTCTTTGGAAATGCTCCTACATTATTCCGATCCATAAAAAGGTCCCAAAAATTTTAGGGCTGCTATGACTAAAATATTGCAAGAATTTCGGAATCATAACACTTAGGGGGCGGTTAAGAACGGCACTGTCCAATATATCAGCTGAGTCTTCACAAATCTTTTGCAATGCATTAAATGCCCCCTTACAGATGTTATAGTCCTGTGAGTCAAGCATCTCACATGAAGCTGGCAAAAGTTGGGGCCAATTTTGGAGACCTCCATTGCTGGCAATTGTTGTTATTAGAATACCAACTGTAGCTCGAATAAGTGGTGAAGGATCACCAACTGCCTGCAGACACTTTTGATGTATTCCAAAATTTCTGGTTGCAAAGTACTACCATGAAGGCGAATGTTGTTTTTAAGAATCAAACCACTTAATGAACGTGTTGATTCTTCTTCGGATTTAAGTTCAGTGAGTACATAGATGAGATAGTTATTGAAGTCCGGATATTGATTGAGTTCTTCTAGTTTCATTTGGACAGCCAATTGCGTAGCGGTGTCTGGAGACTAGGACTCCTTCAGAATCGTAATGATATGCTGCAAACCCTCGGTCTGTGGTTCCCACGTCATTTTGTATTTGTCTCCaaattaatttgtataaaataaattgcacccTCAAAGttgattgaattttttagtttatttcactgaaattgaattgatttCCAATggaaatttggcaaaattgaAGACTTGTTGGAGAGAACCTCGTTCGCTTTTGTCTTGTCTATAtcacatacatataaaaaaaggtttggTATGTCGCTTTTCTTTATGACCCGCGTctgcttttatttttacatttcttgGTTTGCTACCATACGggcttatttttcaatttggacGTAATTTCACTTTTGCTAGACTAGAAAACCCTAGGCTGGTCGATAAGGAATCAAATAATCTTTCATTTCAATCGAAAACCGATAGAATAACACAGAACAAGACATATTTTGTCTACGGCATTTAGACTATTAGGAAAACTCATCTCTATAATTGACTAGttaataattaaaatgtttgattgaaaaattcaaatttcttaaaataataattaataacttTAATCTAATTTCTACAACATTACACAACTTTTCTTAACTAATCCTCCTTTGCCTTTCTGTCCACTGGTTTTTCCTCTTTATTCTGCGTTGCCTTATCTACATAAATATTCAATATCGCTTCGATTCCAGGATACAGAACAAAATTTGTGGTTCGAATCTTTTTGTCTGTCAAATACGATGTCACTGAGTCTGTATTGAATGCAATGTCCATTGCATCACTATGGGTGATCTTATCAATGTTGCTGCGTCGAATTTTTATCACAGCATTTTCGAAACCATTTACCTTCAAGAAAAAAGAATGTTTGTTCATACAAATAGTAATTTACTATTAAGACAGATTGTACCTTAATAGTCAAATCCAGTTGATATTCATTATCCACATCAGGCCATCGCTGTTCGAGGACATCCTTATTCCATTGAATGTCTTCTAAATTTTCATTCAATCGATTAGGTGCTGAAGTAAGTTTTGACCACAATTCAGATGCGAAATGCGGGGCCATAGGAGCTAGCATTATAATCTGTGTTGCTAAGGCCCGTTCGAAATGCTTCCCATGCTTTATTGAATCTTTTGAAGCtcgctagaaaaaaaaaaaacaactgaaagtcaaataaaaaatatgaaagaagaTATCCGCCCTCACTCTAATGGAGTTTGTGAGTCCTTGCATTTTTGATATAGCCACACTTAACTGATGCGTGTGTCTATAGTTAAAAGTGGCTCCAGCCACATAGTAGTTTCGAGCATCGAATAGTGTTTCTTCCTCCTTCACGAATTTCTCATCTAATGCATTCAAATCTGGACTAGTATCTTCTTGACGAAGCTTATAGAACGTATCAAGCGTTAACCATAGTCTTTTTTGCCAGTTTAGGATTCCAGGAAATGCTAAAGTGTAAGAGATGAAAAATCTGAATACAAATATCGATAGTTTATTGAACTCACTAGCATTTGACCAGTTTCTGTGAGAAGTTGGCGCCACATCCGCCAGAATTATCAGTCTTGTAGTATCACTTCCATACTCGTCAATCATATCTGATGGATCGACGCCATTAAATTTAGACTTGGACATTTTTTCCCAAGACATGACAACGGCTTCTTTGGTATCTTTTGTCAATGCTTTGTTCTTCTTAGGATCCACAATGTCAACCTATTAAAACAGACATTCAaaactttctttttattcaacTTTCAAATACTTACCTCATCTTCAGTCAGATATTTTCCACTTCCTTTCACTCTAAATGAGCGTCCCATGACCATTCCTTGCACTAAAAGTCGACTAAATGGTTCCGAACAAGGAACTAATCCCTGGGAGTGTAGGAAATGATTCATAAATCTGGCATAGTATAAATGTAGAACTGCATGTTCCTTCCCACCGATATACAAGTCTACAGGCATACATTTCCTGACCAAATTTTGGTCAAAGATCTCATTTGAATTTTGTGCATCCAAATAGCGAAGGTAATACCAGGAGCTGTCAACAAACGTGTCCATGGTATCAGATTCTCGTTGGGCATTTGGATTCCCACATTTGGGACAGTCTACTTTGAGTGATTCTTCTGTTTTCTCCGCAGGAAGCTGAACTGGCAGGTCCTTTTCAGGTACTGCAACTGGTCCACATTCGGAACAATGAATTATGGGAATTGGAGTACCCCAGTACCTCTGTCGAGATATAAGCCAGTCCTGCAACTTGGAACTGACTTCGTAGCCACCGATTTTAAGACTTTTAgctttttctaaaatcgattcTCGACACGCTTTGAATGCCAAATCTTTGGGAACATCTAACTTAACATTAAATTCGGTGAAAAGATCTTTCTCCGATTCCATAAAACTCGGAGCAGCGAGGTAGACATCACATTTTGGTGCAAATTCAGCATCGTCGCTGTAGACAATTGGAATTATCTCTCCTGTGAAGGGATTCTTCACAGATTCGGGAGGATTTGGAGACTGTTTTAAGTAATGAGTGCTCTTGAGAATGAGAAAGGCATTTGGATCTACCAAATGCTCAGGGAATTGCGTCCAAACACGCAGTGGTCCCAATTGAAATGCATAACCATCACATTCACCGATCCAGTGACGCTGCAGATTGATGATATCTCGCCAATCTTGCAGAGTTGGATCATTAAGACCTTCGAGCAGTTCTTTGGCGAACTTTGTTGTCCGAACGAACCATTGTTTGAGGAGTTTCTTTTCTACTTTGGCTCCAGATCTCCATGAACAACCATTGGCATCGACTTGTTCATCAGCCAGGACTGTTTTGTCAACTGGATCCCAGTTTACCAGAGCCTAAAAGAGAGAATAGGTATTCAACTATATTGCTTGCCATCAATCGTTTATTTCTAATAGTGGTGCGTGACATAATAAGATTTTATTCTTTTCTGTTAGTATAAGATGTTAGGAAAagcaacttatttaaaaaaggaCCATAACTTTCTCATTGGTTCCATTATAGAGATTTTTTAGggaaaaatgaatttatatttttgttcatcaGAATAATGTTTTGGTGAATTTCCGgacaatttatcataaaaaccAATAACTGGAGTTTTCTTAGTGTAATTTAAttatgatattaaaattttgaaaaacaatgggTGGATAAAAAACCTTAAATTTGGGCGAAAACACCCTCATAATTGAATAATGAGTAAATATTACACAAGGGCCTCTTCTCTGTATCTCGTTCCGAAAGTAAAGAAAATTCTAAAACGAATATTTGGTACTAAAGCGGATTGAAATCTACTACTTTCGAAATGGGAATTCCTAAAGTGGAATTTTCGTACCCCGTAACTCGTTTTCGAATGGCAAAGCAAAAGAATTCGAATACGgaaattttgtttctacaaCAAATGCGGAATGCACAAGAAATAtctcaaaacattaattttttaaagtaaatcttAGTGATAGTAACAAATAaagcaattaaaaatttatttataggtAATCTTGAAgctaaaatttacaaaaaaaatgtatgttgatAGAACTCGCGTGTTTTTATACCGAATTGATACAGAGAAATTTGAGAGTCCATgacaaaatgcaaaaatgtttgtcCGTTCAATTcgttattcatttatttctacATCTTAGTGCAGCCAAATCTATTTGTCTTCGTTTTATGTTTAACTAATTCTATAATTCTTAACCAACtcgttttttatctttttttggtCACTTGATTTGACAAATCACATAAGAAATAATTCGGAATTCCAAAACCTAATCCGTGAGTTGAAATAGTATTAAGTACCTACTATTTTTCCATTTCGAAAGTTTTAGATAGTAGCAATTCAAAAGCGGAACGGAAAGCACTTTCGAATAGAATTGACTCTCGGAACGAAATACAGAGTAGGGCCCCAGACATGGtacggttaaaaaaaattaccgaaGTGTGAATGTGATTCTAACTTCAGATACATTCAGGgggtaaaaaaaacatgaatggtGGTAAAAAAAACTGCCAAAAACCACTCATAGACGAGTAGATCTTTACTTTTGCTTCCAGTTTCGGTGGATAATTGACAAGATAAAGAGCTAAAAACAGTTATTATTTGTAATGTTAGGGCAGCAAATAGAATGGTCAACAGTTCCAATTTTCTAAAATGGCCGAATCTTGAAAAGACACCACAAACTAAACTATGAACAGAATTGTATGCGattgaagtttttaaaattctataCCACGTGGAAAATTGAAGTCTATTTCTTggtatttttgaacattttattttgatgttGCAGATGAGTCAAACTATCACTATCACACTTTGCATGAAGTGCAAAATTAGGAAGAACTTCAATATCTGCAATAGTAAACTGACTTTAACCTTGTTTAAAATGTTTAGAAATGGCTAGCCCTAACCGATAAAATTTGTGATCGTcgatttcaattcaaaaattcttaCTAACCCCCTTTTTAagaattaaagaataaaaaggACACTATAGAAATAATATGTATTATACATAAGTATAAtacttttttaagaagaacttgGTATAAATTCATTTCATGGACCACTTTTTCGTCATTCTTTATGTACGGTTGCaagatatattttgacgaaattaGTAATTGAGATGCAAAATCCCATACTTTCGCGGACAAAAAGgacaataaaaataattcaaaactagGACAAAACGAATGCTtacttctaataaaaaaaaagaaaacggaaAAATCTTactaaaaattaagtaaatcaaatcaaattttttaccCTTGTTCCAgtagcaacatttttttttttcttatttttttccaaaaaaaaataaaacaatcttGAGACAAAGTTTGTCATTTCCTGTATATGAGTATATGAGTATTATAGTAAACTTTTGAgctaatattacaaaagttgcaatgcattttcattaaaaaaaaatttaaattaaaaaccaaatgcGCCAAAtattaaacgatttagtaaaatgctaaagggcaattccatggtaactcacgttacattcacaaaaatttccaacacataaataatttttttttttcttcaattttaatgtaaattgatacgaaattactatccatgaatggagcataactattactctctctttatttttaacatttgcttgggaaaaataaaagtttgatggtaactcacgttacaaaaatcggacacgaattttaagagtccgacagtatgaagtttttatgtgataattaagaatttgttttcaatgaagattccatacatacaaaattacaagcttttaatatgagtgacaaaaccaaacattttttc
This DNA window, taken from Episyrphus balteatus chromosome 2, idEpiBalt1.1, whole genome shotgun sequence, encodes the following:
- the LOC129912509 gene encoding leucine--tRNA ligase, mitochondrial, giving the protein MQILLKYKQLCKINFSASTICRLVSQSCTGFDVNHLTNSVKRDIESHWRDKLNIGQFNKNAPANKFYVLSMFPYPSGNLHMGHVRVYAISDTVARFHRMNGKNVFHPIGWDAFGLPAENAAIQRGIEPAAWTNQNISQMRDQLKKLGCSFDWNHELSTCNSDYYKWTQKLFLMLHEQGLAYQNEALVNWDPVDKTVLADEQVDANGCSWRSGAKVEKKLLKQWFVRTTKFAKELLEGLNDPTLQDWRDIINLQRHWIGECDGYAFQLGPLRVWTQFPEHLVDPNAFLILKSTHYLKQSPNPPESVKNPFTGEIIPIVYSDDAEFAPKCDVYLAAPSFMESEKDLFTEFNVKLDVPKDLAFKACRESILEKAKSLKIGGYEVSSKLQDWLISRQRYWGTPIPIIHCSECGPVAVPEKDLPVQLPAEKTEESLKVDCPKCGNPNAQRESDTMDTFVDSSWYYLRYLDAQNSNEIFDQNLVRKCMPVDLYIGGKEHAVLHLYYARFMNHFLHSQGLVPCSEPFSRLLVQGMVMGRSFRVKGSGKYLTEDEVDIVDPKKNKALTKDTKEAVVMSWEKMSKSKFNGVDPSDMIDEYGSDTTRLIILADVAPTSHRNWSNATFPGILNWQKRLWLTLDTFYKLRQEDTSPDLNALDEKFVKEEETLFDARNYYVAGATFNYRHTHQLSVAISKMQGLTNSIRRASKDSIKHGKHFERALATQIIMLAPMAPHFASELWSKLTSAPNRLNENLEDIQWNKDVLEQRWPDVDNEYQLDLTIKVNGFENAVIKIRRSNIDKITHSDAMDIAFNTDSVTSYLTDKKIRTTNFVLYPGIEAILNIYVDKATQNKEEKPVDRKAKED